The stretch of DNA ACCCCAGTAACGGGCCGGGGACGGAAGTGGACCGGAATTACACGAGGTGGATCAGGAGGGTATCGTCTGGAGACGGGCTTGTCTTAGGCTACGTTCACACCGGCTGGGCTTCGCGACCGCTCACCGAGGCGGAGAGAGACATGGACAAATGGCTTGAGCTTCACCCGGAAGCGCGGGGTTTCCTCGTGGACGGGTTTCAGACCGAGCGGAGGACGTGATTTACTACGAGTCGCTTGCGCAGTATATTAGACAGAGGAGTGACCTCACCATAGTATTCAACCCGGGTACAGCTGTCCCGTTTACTTAGAGCCTGTAGTGC from Infirmifilum sp. NZ encodes:
- a CDS encoding spherulation-specific family 4 protein, which produces MPAYLYSEEIWSRLALLSARWSIMVIANPSNGPGTEVDRNYTRWIRRVSSGDGLVLGYVHTGWASRPLTEAERDMDKWLELHPEARGFLVDGFQTERRT